A genomic stretch from Bifidobacterium sp. ESL0769 includes:
- the orn gene encoding oligoribonuclease: MVNAQDDETYSAEDSRLIWIDCEMTGLDIFGGDELVEVSVVPTDFNLKVLDEGVDYVIKPSQKAVDHMGDFVRAMHTRSGLINEWETGLSLADAEKKVTEYVARFTPDGVKPLLAGNTIGSDKKFLDHFMPNFMSHLHYRSIDVSTIKELARRWYPAVYMNRPPKNGGHRALADIIESLDELRYYREAFMAPSPGPDEAQAKKIEADIEATSLLNK, translated from the coding sequence ATGGTGAATGCTCAGGATGACGAAACGTATTCGGCGGAGGATTCCCGCCTGATTTGGATCGACTGCGAGATGACCGGCCTCGATATCTTCGGCGGCGACGAGCTCGTGGAGGTCTCCGTGGTGCCGACCGATTTCAATCTGAAAGTGCTCGACGAAGGTGTGGATTATGTCATCAAGCCGTCGCAGAAGGCCGTCGACCACATGGGTGACTTCGTGCGCGCTATGCACACCCGTTCCGGCCTCATCAACGAGTGGGAGACCGGCCTGAGTCTGGCCGACGCTGAAAAGAAAGTCACCGAGTATGTCGCCCGCTTCACTCCGGACGGGGTCAAACCGCTGCTGGCCGGCAACACCATCGGCAGTGACAAGAAGTTCCTCGACCACTTCATGCCCAACTTCATGAGCCATCTGCATTATCGCAGCATCGACGTGAGCACCATCAAGGAGCTCGCGCGTCGCTGGTATCCGGCAGTGTACATGAACCGTCCGCCGAAGAACGGCGGTCACCGTGCCCTTGCTGACATCATCGAGTCGCTTGACGAGCTGCGTTACTATCGCGAGGCCTTCATGGCTCCGTCGCCCGGCCCGGACGAAGCCCAGGCCAAGAAGATTGAAGCCGACATCGAAGCCACGAGCCTACTCAATAAGTAA
- a CDS encoding PIF1 family DEAD/DEAH box helicase, whose protein sequence is MKQAEALTILDAGANAFITGAPGAGKTYVLNEFIRSARARGASVAVTASTGIAATHINGQTIHSWSGVGVSQVMTSELLKRIRSRRKRKIEAADILVIDEVSMLPAWLFDMVDDVCRALRHSPEPFGGLQVVLSGDFFQLPPVKKSFRRDDMAPSPEFLMSRQRYADAGKDADGFVTESLVWDELNPVVCYLTEQHRQDDGQLLTVLTDIREGGVTQEDHDVLADRLGKSPADGEVAVHLFPVNKQADTLNDLRLSQIHDETHDYVAESAGPANLVKRLKKNMLAPEKLELKTGAAVMALRNDADHQYVNGSIGKVEGFVSEAKGGWPIVAFENGNTVTMKQASWDMMDGESVLASVKQVPLRCAWAITIHKSQGMTLDRAVMNLRRTFAPGMGYVALSRVENLDGLYLDDISERAFMVSPDAVLLDGELRDNSKAACARLAEEGSDAFTKQASGQLAGDTDEFAQDELF, encoded by the coding sequence ATGAAGCAGGCGGAAGCACTGACGATTCTTGACGCGGGGGCGAACGCGTTCATCACGGGTGCTCCTGGTGCCGGCAAAACCTACGTGCTGAACGAGTTCATCCGCTCAGCACGTGCCCGTGGCGCTTCCGTCGCTGTCACCGCATCCACCGGTATCGCGGCCACGCATATCAATGGCCAGACCATCCATTCCTGGTCCGGCGTCGGCGTCTCACAGGTCATGACCTCGGAACTGCTGAAACGGATTCGTTCGCGTCGTAAGCGCAAGATTGAGGCGGCCGATATTCTCGTCATTGATGAGGTTTCGATGTTGCCCGCGTGGCTTTTCGACATGGTCGACGACGTCTGCCGAGCGTTGCGGCACAGCCCCGAGCCGTTCGGCGGGCTGCAGGTCGTGCTCTCCGGCGATTTCTTCCAGTTGCCGCCGGTCAAGAAATCATTCCGTCGTGACGATATGGCGCCGAGCCCGGAATTTTTGATGTCACGTCAGCGTTATGCCGATGCAGGCAAGGACGCTGACGGATTCGTCACTGAATCGTTGGTCTGGGATGAGCTCAATCCCGTGGTCTGCTATTTGACCGAGCAACACCGTCAGGATGATGGCCAGTTGCTCACCGTGCTCACTGATATTCGCGAAGGCGGCGTTACGCAGGAAGATCATGACGTGCTTGCCGACCGTCTTGGCAAATCGCCTGCTGATGGGGAAGTGGCCGTCCATCTGTTCCCGGTCAATAAGCAGGCCGACACGTTGAATGATCTGCGACTTTCGCAGATTCACGATGAAACGCACGACTATGTCGCCGAATCGGCGGGTCCGGCCAACCTGGTCAAAAGGCTTAAGAAGAACATGCTCGCCCCCGAAAAACTGGAGCTCAAAACCGGGGCGGCAGTGATGGCGTTGCGTAATGATGCCGATCACCAGTATGTCAACGGATCCATTGGCAAGGTGGAGGGTTTCGTTTCAGAAGCGAAGGGCGGCTGGCCGATTGTTGCCTTCGAAAATGGCAACACGGTGACCATGAAGCAGGCTTCGTGGGACATGATGGACGGTGAGAGCGTACTGGCCAGCGTCAAGCAAGTGCCGTTGCGTTGCGCCTGGGCCATCACCATCCACAAGTCGCAAGGTATGACCCTCGACCGCGCGGTGATGAACCTGCGCCGCACTTTCGCGCCCGGTATGGGCTATGTGGCGCTTTCCCGTGTGGAAAACCTCGACGGCCTTTATCTTGATGACATCAGTGAACGCGCGTTCATGGTCTCACCTGACGCCGTTTTGCTGGACGGTGAGCTTCGTGACAATTCCAAGGCTGCTTGCGCCCGTCTGGCCGAAGAAGGCAGCGACGCCTTCACCAAACAGGCTTCCGGTCAGCTCGCTGGCGACACCGACGAATTCGCCCAGGACGAGCTTTTCTGA
- a CDS encoding proline--tRNA ligase: MSTLFLRTLREDPADADVDSARLLQRAGYIRKAAPGIWTWLPLGLNVLNKIETVVREEINGIGGQEVHFPALLPKEPYEATHRWEEYGENIFRLKDRHEADYLLAPTHEEMFTLLVKDMYSSYKDLPVTLYQIQTKYRDEFRPRAGLVRGREFIMEDGYSFTIDEDGLKKAYVEERDAYERIFKRLDLGYIMVHAVSGPMGGFESQEFLSPMAIGEDTFAKAPSGKAWNVEALTTPEVPAVDCSKTPAMSLRDLPDAKTIDDMVNQCNALYPREDGRGWAQTDMLKNVVIAVKHPGEPDDENEEHRKPWREVVVVALPGDRQIDMKRLEAQFAPAEIEEANEADLKAHPELVKGYIGPSVLGPQARVEDSAIKDPVRYLVDAHIAEGSAWVTGGDKDGVDAFDMVYGRDFKADGTVEATEVRDGDMSPDGSGPLSFERGVEIGQVFQLGLKYSEALGLKVLNQNGKAVPVWMGSYGIGVSRVMACIAETHHDEKGLAWPVNIAPAAVHVVATGKKDEAFDGAEKLVAELESKGLEVIYDDRKKVSPGVKFKDAELLGVPLVAVVGRDYLNDGTIEVRDRNGENAVKVPAGEAAETLAQRYSAML, from the coding sequence ATGTCCACCCTGTTCCTGCGCACGCTGCGCGAGGACCCCGCTGACGCCGACGTCGATTCGGCGCGCTTGCTCCAGCGAGCCGGCTATATCCGCAAGGCCGCGCCCGGCATCTGGACCTGGTTGCCGCTCGGCTTGAACGTTCTCAACAAAATCGAGACCGTAGTTCGCGAGGAAATAAACGGCATTGGCGGCCAGGAGGTTCATTTCCCGGCCCTACTGCCGAAGGAACCGTATGAGGCGACGCATCGTTGGGAAGAGTACGGCGAGAACATCTTCAGACTCAAGGACCGTCACGAGGCCGATTACCTGCTCGCGCCGACCCACGAGGAAATGTTCACCCTGCTGGTCAAGGACATGTATTCCTCTTATAAGGATTTGCCGGTTACGCTCTACCAGATCCAGACCAAGTACCGTGACGAATTCCGTCCGCGTGCCGGTCTTGTGCGTGGCCGAGAGTTCATCATGGAAGACGGCTATTCCTTCACCATCGACGAGGACGGCTTGAAGAAGGCCTACGTCGAAGAACGCGATGCCTACGAGCGTATCTTCAAACGTCTTGATCTTGGCTACATCATGGTGCACGCGGTTTCCGGGCCGATGGGCGGCTTCGAATCGCAGGAGTTCCTTTCCCCGATGGCCATTGGTGAGGATACCTTCGCCAAGGCTCCCAGCGGCAAGGCTTGGAACGTCGAAGCGTTGACCACGCCTGAGGTTCCGGCTGTTGATTGCTCCAAGACCCCGGCGATGAGCCTGCGTGATCTGCCGGATGCCAAGACCATCGACGACATGGTCAACCAGTGCAACGCGCTCTATCCGCGCGAGGACGGCCGTGGCTGGGCGCAGACCGATATGTTGAAGAACGTGGTCATCGCGGTCAAACATCCCGGCGAGCCCGATGACGAGAACGAAGAGCATCGCAAGCCGTGGCGTGAGGTTGTCGTCGTGGCGCTGCCCGGCGATCGCCAGATTGATATGAAGCGCCTTGAGGCGCAATTCGCGCCTGCCGAGATCGAGGAAGCCAACGAGGCCGATCTGAAAGCTCACCCCGAACTGGTCAAAGGTTATATCGGACCGTCGGTTCTGGGGCCGCAGGCGCGCGTCGAGGATTCCGCTATCAAGGATCCGGTACGTTACTTGGTTGACGCGCATATTGCTGAGGGTTCCGCTTGGGTCACCGGCGGCGACAAGGATGGTGTGGATGCTTTCGACATGGTTTATGGTCGTGATTTCAAGGCTGACGGCACTGTCGAGGCCACCGAGGTACGCGACGGTGACATGAGCCCGGACGGCTCCGGCCCGCTGAGCTTCGAACGCGGCGTGGAAATCGGCCAGGTCTTCCAGCTTGGCCTCAAGTATTCCGAGGCGCTGGGCCTCAAGGTCCTGAACCAGAATGGCAAGGCTGTACCGGTGTGGATGGGCAGTTATGGCATTGGCGTCTCGCGCGTCATGGCCTGCATCGCCGAAACCCACCACGACGAAAAGGGCTTGGCCTGGCCGGTCAATATCGCGCCCGCCGCCGTGCACGTGGTCGCCACGGGCAAGAAGGACGAGGCGTTCGACGGTGCCGAGAAGCTGGTCGCCGAGCTTGAGTCCAAGGGCCTTGAGGTCATCTACGACGACCGCAAGAAGGTCTCGCCTGGTGTCAAGTTCAAGGACGCCGAGCTGCTGGGCGTGCCGCTGGTCGCCGTGGTCGGCCGCGATTATCTCAACGACGGCACCATCGAGGTGCGCGATCGTAACGGCGAGAATGCGGTGAAGGTTCCGGCTGGCGAAGCCGCCGAAACCCTAGCGCAACGCTATTCCGCGATGCTCTAA
- a CDS encoding 3-hydroxyacyl-CoA dehydrogenase, which translates to MQNLTVLGTGVLGSQIIFQSAYKGKDVVAYDISDEILAGLPARWEYLKKQYKRDIPDATDEKLDAAVSRIRTTADLKDAVKDADIIIEAIPERLDIKQSTWEKVSKYAPDKTVFCTNSSTLLPSRMAPFVDRPDKFLSLHFANEIWKFNTGEVMAQPKTDPKVFEEVAQFAEEIGMVPIRVKKEQPGYLLNSLLVPLLNAAADLWVRGVASAEDIDKTWRIATGSPEGPFQIYDTVGMMTPYNLSKDSPDPVQREFAERIKKDYIDKGKLGKSTGHGFYDYE; encoded by the coding sequence ATGCAGAATCTTACGGTTTTGGGCACTGGTGTCCTCGGTTCCCAGATTATTTTCCAGTCGGCCTATAAGGGCAAGGACGTTGTCGCCTATGATATCAGTGACGAGATTTTGGCCGGGCTTCCGGCGCGCTGGGAATATCTGAAGAAGCAGTACAAGCGCGATATTCCCGATGCTACCGACGAGAAGCTCGATGCCGCCGTCTCGCGCATTCGCACCACTGCCGATCTGAAGGATGCGGTCAAGGACGCCGACATCATTATTGAAGCCATTCCGGAACGTCTCGACATCAAGCAGAGCACGTGGGAGAAGGTTAGCAAATATGCGCCGGACAAGACCGTGTTCTGCACCAATTCCTCGACGCTGCTGCCGAGCAGGATGGCGCCGTTCGTCGATCGCCCAGACAAGTTCCTGAGCCTGCACTTCGCCAACGAGATCTGGAAGTTCAACACCGGCGAGGTCATGGCTCAGCCGAAGACCGATCCGAAAGTGTTTGAAGAGGTTGCACAGTTCGCCGAGGAAATCGGTATGGTCCCGATCCGCGTGAAGAAGGAACAGCCCGGCTACCTTCTCAACTCGCTGCTGGTGCCGCTGCTGAATGCTGCCGCCGACCTGTGGGTGCGTGGCGTGGCCTCAGCCGAGGATATTGACAAGACCTGGCGCATCGCCACCGGCTCGCCTGAAGGCCCGTTCCAGATTTACGATACCGTCGGTATGATGACCCCGTACAACCTTTCGAAAGACAGCCCGGATCCGGTGCAGCGTGAGTTCGCGGAACGCATCAAGAAGGATTACATCGACAAGGGCAAGCTGGGCAAGTCCACCGGACATGGCTTCTATGACTATGAGTGA
- a CDS encoding 3-hydroxyacyl-CoA dehydrogenase, whose translation MMQNLTVLGTGTLGSQIIFQAAYSGKNVAAYDISDEILAKLPARWEQLKDNYRQDVKGVTEEKLDAAVSRIHPTADIKEALKDADIVIEAVPERLDIKQDTWKKVSENAPAKTIFCTNSSTLPPSKIAPFTDRPEKFLCLHFANEVWKFNTGEVMVQPKTDPKVFEEVAQFAEEIGMVPIRIKKEQPGYVLNSLLVPLLNAAADLWVRGVASFEDIDKTWRIATGAPSGPFQIYDTVGMMTPYNLSKDSTDPVQKEFARRLKEDFIDKGKMGKISGHGFYDYE comes from the coding sequence ATGATGCAGAATCTAACAGTACTGGGTACAGGTACTCTCGGTTCCCAGATTATTTTCCAAGCGGCGTATAGCGGCAAGAACGTGGCTGCCTACGATATCAGCGACGAGATTCTCGCGAAGTTGCCGGCGCGCTGGGAGCAGCTCAAAGACAACTATCGGCAGGATGTCAAAGGCGTGACCGAGGAAAAGCTCGACGCCGCGGTTTCGCGCATCCACCCGACGGCCGACATCAAGGAGGCGCTCAAAGACGCCGATATCGTCATCGAGGCGGTTCCGGAACGGCTTGACATCAAGCAGGATACATGGAAGAAGGTCAGCGAGAACGCGCCGGCCAAAACGATTTTCTGCACGAATTCTTCGACCCTGCCTCCAAGCAAGATCGCGCCGTTTACCGACCGCCCGGAGAAGTTCCTGTGCCTGCACTTTGCAAACGAGGTCTGGAAGTTCAACACCGGCGAAGTGATGGTGCAGCCGAAGACCGATCCAAAGGTTTTCGAAGAGGTTGCTCAGTTCGCCGAGGAGATCGGTATGGTCCCGATTCGCATCAAGAAGGAGCAGCCGGGTTACGTGCTCAATTCACTGCTGGTTCCGCTGCTCAACGCCGCTGCGGATCTGTGGGTGCGCGGTGTGGCCTCGTTCGAAGACATCGACAAGACTTGGCGTATCGCCACGGGCGCGCCTTCCGGCCCGTTCCAGATTTACGACACCGTCGGTATGATGACGCCTTACAATCTTTCCAAGGATTCGACCGATCCCGTCCAGAAGGAGTTTGCGCGTCGCTTGAAGGAGGACTTCATTGACAAGGGCAAGATGGGCAAGATTTCAGGTCACGGCTTCTATGACTATGAGTGA
- a CDS encoding single-stranded DNA-binding protein, with protein MTQQGTVTISGFMGADPQSFGKEGGPAAVSFRIGCTTRYFNPTVNEWRDRPTTWITVKVFRQLAENVFSSLHKGDPVIATGNLATEEWTREGAKHSKMVMEATSVGHDLSFGTSTFQRVKLSGKEQGNAHNSGDAGQSQNQNVAASSSEVQADKPNGGQNRGSDDGNNNRQGSGSGGRSLNGNAEPGDEAGEDPWDASEVFEGHATADRLVASVG; from the coding sequence ATGACACAGCAAGGTACGGTGACGATTTCAGGGTTCATGGGCGCAGACCCGCAAAGTTTTGGCAAGGAAGGAGGCCCGGCCGCCGTCTCGTTCAGAATCGGTTGCACAACGAGGTATTTCAACCCTACGGTCAACGAGTGGCGCGACCGTCCGACGACGTGGATTACCGTTAAGGTATTCCGCCAGTTGGCCGAGAATGTGTTTTCGAGCCTGCACAAGGGTGATCCGGTCATCGCCACGGGAAATCTGGCGACTGAGGAATGGACTCGTGAAGGCGCGAAGCACAGCAAAATGGTGATGGAAGCGACCAGCGTCGGCCACGACCTGAGCTTCGGTACCTCGACATTCCAACGCGTGAAACTGAGCGGCAAGGAACAGGGGAACGCGCATAATTCGGGTGATGCAGGGCAGAGCCAGAATCAGAACGTGGCGGCCAGCAGCAGTGAGGTACAAGCCGATAAGCCAAACGGAGGCCAGAATCGGGGTTCAGACGACGGGAACAATAACCGTCAGGGTAGTGGAAGTGGTGGTCGTAGCTTAAACGGGAATGCGGAACCCGGAGACGAAGCCGGTGAAGATCCGTGGGATGCCAGCGAAGTCTTTGAAGGGCATGCCACGGCCGACCGCTTGGTGGCCTCTGTCGGATAA
- a CDS encoding M13-type metalloendopeptidase, whose product MSTPLISGLDTTSFSSTISPGDDLFRFVNGPWIDTYELPDDRSRYGAFDKLAEDSESQIRDILEDENCTAHKSQSLYHAFLDTDAIEAAGISPIKDALDRIDNAADKAELTKVLGELSTLGGPDFFDCGVYGDPGDPEHNILHIEQGGIGLPDEAYYREDHYAPIREQYVHMVMKLLMLANYGDSTKCEADAKRFLEIETKIASNHWDNVATRDSQKTYNPTDFAELRSTLSHFDITSWLETWQSAYNALPAAKSQPLNLAAAFNRTIVHEPSFLSGFDKFWDQSDLEDLKLWARVSMISGSSSTLSSDFDKTQFDFYGKVLSGAKQQRDRWKRGVSLVNGICGEEVGREYVRLHFPESSKKRMEQLVANIIEAYRVSISGSAWLGEETKAKALEKLSKFTPMIGYTNHWRDYTALDIKPEMSLMEDLNAAVAYETGFQFSKVGQVVDREEWLMNPQTVNAYYEPSMNVIVFPAAILQPPFFNPDADDAANYGGIGAVIGHEIGHGFDDQGSQYDGDGKLNDWWTADDKANFQKLTTALINQYNGFIPSQLQEKYGDDLNQAPHVNGALTIGENIGDLSGVNISLKAYAFALDKADGRPVDGSSQAVAASLASAPEIDGYTGLQRFFLSYASIWRTAQREELTEQYLQIDPHSPAEFRTNGIVRNVDLYYKAFDVKPENKLWLAPEERVSIW is encoded by the coding sequence ATGTCTACACCTTTGATTTCAGGCCTTGATACGACCTCATTCTCCAGCACTATCAGCCCCGGCGACGACCTGTTCCGCTTCGTCAACGGACCATGGATTGACACCTACGAACTTCCCGACGACCGCTCACGTTACGGCGCTTTCGACAAGCTCGCCGAGGATTCAGAAAGCCAGATCCGCGACATCCTCGAGGACGAAAATTGCACGGCGCACAAGTCGCAGAGCCTTTACCATGCCTTCCTCGACACTGATGCCATCGAAGCGGCCGGCATCAGCCCCATCAAGGATGCGCTCGATCGCATCGACAACGCCGCTGACAAAGCTGAGCTGACGAAGGTTCTGGGCGAGCTGAGTACGCTCGGCGGGCCCGATTTCTTCGATTGCGGTGTCTACGGCGACCCCGGTGACCCCGAGCACAACATCCTGCATATCGAGCAGGGCGGCATCGGGCTGCCCGACGAGGCCTACTATCGCGAAGATCATTACGCCCCGATTCGCGAGCAGTACGTACACATGGTCATGAAGCTTTTGATGCTGGCCAATTACGGCGACAGCACGAAATGTGAAGCGGATGCCAAGCGTTTCCTTGAGATCGAGACCAAAATCGCTTCGAACCATTGGGACAATGTGGCCACCCGTGACTCGCAGAAAACCTACAATCCCACCGACTTCGCAGAGCTGCGCTCGACGCTCTCCCACTTCGACATCACTTCTTGGCTTGAAACCTGGCAGTCCGCCTACAATGCCCTGCCCGCCGCCAAGTCCCAGCCGCTGAATCTTGCGGCTGCGTTCAATCGCACCATCGTGCACGAACCGAGCTTCCTTTCCGGTTTCGACAAGTTCTGGGACCAAAGTGACCTCGAAGACCTCAAGCTTTGGGCACGTGTAAGCATGATCAGCGGTTCCTCCAGCACATTGAGCAGTGATTTCGACAAGACCCAGTTCGATTTCTACGGCAAGGTGCTTTCGGGCGCCAAGCAGCAGCGCGACCGTTGGAAGCGCGGCGTCTCACTGGTCAACGGCATCTGCGGCGAGGAAGTCGGACGAGAATATGTTCGTCTCCACTTCCCCGAAAGCTCGAAGAAACGGATGGAACAGCTGGTCGCCAACATCATCGAGGCCTATCGCGTCTCCATTTCCGGCAGCGCATGGCTGGGCGAGGAAACCAAAGCGAAGGCCCTCGAAAAACTTTCGAAGTTTACCCCGATGATCGGCTACACCAATCACTGGCGCGATTACACCGCTCTTGACATCAAGCCCGAAATGAGCCTGATGGAAGACCTCAATGCGGCCGTCGCCTACGAGACCGGATTCCAGTTCTCCAAGGTCGGCCAGGTCGTCGACCGCGAGGAATGGCTGATGAACCCACAGACGGTCAACGCCTACTACGAGCCTTCCATGAATGTCATCGTTTTTCCCGCCGCCATCCTTCAGCCGCCGTTCTTCAACCCAGACGCGGACGACGCGGCCAACTACGGCGGTATCGGTGCGGTCATCGGCCACGAAATCGGGCACGGTTTCGACGACCAGGGCAGCCAATACGACGGCGACGGCAAACTCAACGACTGGTGGACCGCCGACGACAAGGCGAACTTCCAGAAACTCACCACGGCGCTGATCAACCAATACAACGGATTCATCCCCTCCCAACTCCAAGAGAAATATGGCGATGACCTAAACCAGGCCCCGCACGTCAACGGTGCGTTGACCATCGGCGAGAACATCGGCGACCTGAGCGGTGTCAACATCAGCCTGAAGGCCTATGCCTTCGCGCTCGACAAGGCTGATGGGCGTCCGGTTGACGGTTCGTCGCAAGCTGTGGCGGCTTCGCTGGCGAGCGCACCGGAAATCGACGGATACACCGGCCTTCAGCGCTTCTTCCTGAGCTACGCCTCCATCTGGCGCACCGCCCAGCGCGAAGAGCTAACGGAACAGTACCTGCAGATCGATCCACACTCCCCCGCCGAGTTCCGCACCAACGGCATCGTGCGCAACGTTGACCTCTATTACAAAGCTTTCGACGTCAAGCCGGAAAACAAGCTCTGGCTTGCCCCCGAAGAGCGCGTATCCATCTGGTAG
- a CDS encoding DUF308 domain-containing protein, which translates to MSDANTNENDSNVNENSDNNREQSTNQPAGQPEYGTYAPNANAMNGSQSQSGNGNAYAQNTAWGNQNYGQYAGNQGGATQGGAPQGGPNGNPYVYNGQGQNPNQAPYNGQSQNANPNQAPYSGYGPNGYGPYANDPNQYGQQYQNGNAYAAGNQYANANQSGQYQYAQSGQQQANNGGPAGNSNHFNSRSAEPGSNEWWRMNPFKLAEEWLPNQAKKTIRIVYGVVGIVALLLGLALLIWPGKTLVAVAIVLGAYFVVSGVIRVIGAIVENGLPGGWRVLDILVGLLLVIGGVIMLKNTAISTALLTILVTLTVGIGWIMEGIMALVETWRLPKSGWAIFYGIISILAGIVVLFSPFASVIILVVFAGIAMVVMGILAIVRAFRFGKN; encoded by the coding sequence ATGTCAGACGCCAACACCAATGAAAATGATTCGAATGTGAATGAGAACAGTGACAACAATCGGGAACAGTCAACCAACCAGCCCGCAGGACAGCCGGAGTATGGGACTTATGCGCCCAATGCCAACGCTATGAACGGCAGTCAAAGCCAGTCCGGGAACGGTAATGCGTACGCGCAGAATACGGCTTGGGGCAACCAGAACTACGGACAATATGCCGGCAATCAAGGCGGTGCCACGCAAGGTGGCGCTCCGCAGGGCGGGCCGAACGGTAATCCGTACGTCTATAACGGTCAAGGTCAGAACCCGAATCAGGCTCCGTACAACGGACAGAGCCAGAATGCCAACCCGAATCAGGCTCCGTACAGCGGCTATGGCCCCAACGGTTACGGTCCGTATGCCAACGACCCCAATCAGTATGGTCAGCAGTATCAGAACGGCAATGCCTACGCTGCCGGTAACCAATATGCCAACGCGAACCAGAGTGGCCAGTATCAATACGCGCAGAGCGGGCAGCAGCAAGCCAACAACGGCGGCCCCGCAGGTAACAGCAACCATTTCAACTCCCGCTCTGCCGAACCCGGCAGCAACGAATGGTGGCGTATGAACCCCTTCAAGCTGGCCGAGGAGTGGTTGCCGAACCAAGCGAAGAAAACCATCCGCATCGTCTACGGCGTGGTCGGAATCGTTGCTCTTTTGCTCGGCCTTGCACTGCTGATTTGGCCAGGTAAGACGCTGGTGGCCGTGGCTATCGTTTTGGGCGCCTACTTCGTGGTCTCTGGTGTTATCCGCGTCATCGGGGCCATTGTAGAAAACGGATTGCCGGGCGGTTGGCGCGTGCTCGATATTCTCGTCGGTCTGCTTTTGGTGATTGGCGGTGTGATTATGCTGAAGAACACGGCGATTTCCACGGCTTTGCTCACGATTTTGGTCACGCTCACCGTCGGCATCGGCTGGATCATGGAAGGCATCATGGCGCTCGTGGAAACCTGGCGTCTGCCGAAGTCCGGCTGGGCGATTTTCTACGGCATCATTTCCATCCTCGCCGGTATCGTCGTGCTCTTCTCTCCGTTCGCCTCGGTTATCATCCTAGTCGTTTTCGCCGGTATCGCCATGGTGGTCATGGGTATCCTCGCCATCGTCCGTGCCTTCCGCTTCGGCAAGAACTGA
- the map gene encoding type I methionyl aminopeptidase, producing the protein MIELKTPKEIASMKVAGRFVGSILKELQETTKVGTNLLEIDDLVRRRIESRKGAESCYVDYAPDFGTGPFKHYICTSVNDAVLHGVPYDYALKDGDLVSLDLAISVDGWCGDSAVSFVVGKDPNPEDIALIKCTEEALAAGIEAAQSGNRLGDVSAAVGDVAHEHGYTVNMEFGGHGIGHVMHGDPFVPNDGKAHHGYKLRPGLTIAIEPWFMKTTDEIYQDAKDGWTLRSSDGSNGAHSEHTIAITDNGPEILTVRE; encoded by the coding sequence ATGATTGAATTGAAAACGCCAAAGGAAATCGCTTCGATGAAGGTGGCCGGCCGCTTCGTCGGCAGCATCCTCAAAGAGCTGCAGGAAACCACCAAAGTCGGCACCAACCTGCTCGAGATCGACGACCTCGTCCGTCGCCGCATCGAAAGCCGTAAGGGCGCCGAATCCTGCTATGTGGATTATGCGCCTGATTTCGGCACCGGCCCGTTCAAGCATTACATCTGCACGTCGGTCAATGACGCGGTGCTGCACGGGGTTCCTTATGATTACGCCTTGAAAGACGGCGATTTGGTGAGCCTCGATCTGGCCATCAGCGTCGACGGATGGTGCGGCGATTCAGCGGTGAGTTTCGTGGTCGGTAAAGACCCGAATCCCGAAGATATCGCGCTCATCAAGTGCACGGAAGAGGCGCTCGCAGCCGGCATTGAAGCCGCGCAGTCCGGCAACCGGCTCGGCGACGTCTCCGCCGCGGTCGGCGACGTGGCGCACGAGCACGGTTACACGGTCAACATGGAGTTCGGCGGACACGGCATCGGCCACGTCATGCACGGCGACCCGTTCGTGCCCAACGATGGCAAGGCTCATCATGGCTATAAGTTGCGCCCGGGCCTGACGATCGCCATCGAACCGTGGTTCATGAAGACCACCGACGAGATCTATCAGGATGCCAAGGACGGCTGGACGCTGCGCAGCTCCGATGGTTCCAACGGTGCCCATAGCGAGCACACCATCGCCATCACCGACAACGGCCCCGAGATTCTGACCGTTCGGGAGTAA